A window of Oryza glaberrima chromosome 2, OglaRS2, whole genome shotgun sequence genomic DNA:
ATGGTCCCCTTATTCCAGTGAAGCAGAACTTCTTCAAGAGGTTTATGTTATGTTATGttgtatttatattatattattttattggtTCTAAATGCGGATATAGCTGTGTTTTGAATGTGTTCAGAATAACTTGTTCATTGTTTGCAGAATAAAGGAAAGGGCACAgctttgcaaacaaaaacatacATTACCAATGTAGTAAAACCAAGTTACTGTTAGATTACGCGACACATTGTTGAACCTGGCATATCATAAAAATAAAGTACTGATCGTTGTTGCTGATGTCTCTTCTTTTCTTGGCTTAGTTccttaaatgattttttttctctgtactTTGTTACCGTTGTCCTCATCTTCTCTTCTGTGTGTCTAATGGCTTTATAATAGTACAGTTTAGCTCAATCAAGGAACAAGGGACTCGGATTATTATATACAATCTATGGGAGAATGAACAGGGAGAGTTGGAGCTTGATTTTGATACTGATGTAAATGTGAGTGCCAACTAATAATTAATGAAGTCATATAGCCAGCAACAGAAAATGTGGTTAAATATGAAATTTAGTGATGTTTGAGATGGCAGGATATTCAAATTAGAGGTGGTAACCGAGATCAGAAAAATATCCAGCTGGCAAAGCAGTTTCCAAACTCCAGacatttttttacatatagaCATTCACTGCAGGTAGGTTCCAGATTTACTTTGTCTGTTTGTGCCAAAGCAATGCTctgaatgcttttttttttcttttttcctgagGAGGCCTCTGCAGTTAATgtatcaaaagaaaaaggaaattttagtttcaaagagaaaaacaaaaaaatcatggtaaaaagagagagaagaaattgCAGTGAAGACAACAAAAAAAGAGCCCTCTACTCTGAATCATAATTGATATTAGGAATACCATTTAGTGTTGGATGGCTACTTATTTTCTTAGAGAACATGCAAAGGCACTGCATATCATTTTATTAAGGCAGACTTAGAAATGATAACAAGGCTTGGTTGATTGTAGTGCTATTTGCTAATCCACTAATTCTATGGTGAATTTTCTGCAGTAGAAAAGACAGTAGTAAACATATGAGCCATAAATAGTTCATTGGAAAATTTAGCACACTTACATAAATTGTGCAGAGGATATATGTCAACCTGATGTTACTTCCTTTCTGCAGAGCTATGCATCGATTTTGTATCTTCGAGTTCCATCTGTATTCCAAATGATTTTACGAGGCAAAGAGATTGAACATCATAATATTATTGgtgacatgatgatgaagaatcATGTTATTTACAAACCAGTGATGACTGATGGATTTCCGAGGGATATCGATGTAAAGATTACAAGTTCTGTACCCATCGTTTCTTGTATAGTGATGTGTCAGCATTGATCCCTTAACATATTTTGTGCATGGTTCCTCATCTTTGCATGCTAGATGATGACTGATGTTACAATTGGTTTTGTTAAAGATGCAAAACATCATATTCCCATTCAAGGATTTAATGTTTACCACAAGAACCGCTTGATAAAGGTATTCATTTAGTTATGCCACATATATATTCTTATGATGatgaaaataaatacatttttatttCTAGCTTCTAAAATGACTGCACATCCATATACCAATTTTACAATTAATGGAAAGTAAATAGATTTGGGATTTGCACATTTATGTTCTATGTTAAATTTCTCTGTAACTCTTATGTTTTAAGCTGATCTATTTTTGGAGTAAAATGCACCATAGGTCCATATGGTCCTGTTGTCAATTGGGCATCTCACTTGGGTTCTTCAAGTTGCGGGCATGTCACTTTGGTTCCTACTTGCAAGCTGCACATATAGGTCTGTAATTTTGTAAAGCAGTGTCAAAAAAGGTCAAAAACCTTCGGTAGTTAAAGATGATATGATAACTTAGCTCAATCTAAACCACAATGTGACCATGCTATcacctttttttagataatggaagatgAGGGATACATCTCTGGTGGTCTGGCCTATGCAGAATGCACCCAGCCAATGTTTCACCATTTGAAGTCATTGGgaaactaatatttttttgtttgaataatAAAGTTTGTTTCTGCGTGCCGTTGATTTTCGATGCTTCTAATTGATGGTAGTTGGCAATAGCATTGTCATATTTTAGCTTAAATAGGATTGAGGTGCCACATTTCCAATTAAGCTCAGTGTCAGCTTCTATTGGTACACCTACACATCTAAGGATCTAGATGTGCAATCATCACGTTGAGGATAAATGATAACGTGCCCACACAAGTTTATGGACTTATCGCACACCTTATTTCTCTTATTACGCTTGGTAATCAACTGAATATTTCTTGTTCTAAGCATGGCCATCAGCCTGTCTTAGGTGATTATAACAGTCAGGATACGAGTCTCATCagaagtatatatgtatttttagccTTTCTGGAGAGTGTGGGCTCTACCTGGAATTCAAGGGCGTGGTGTTATAGGTAAGAAATCCTTCTATAAGCCCCTTTGGCACAACTTCTTCATGTGTGGAAAGCTGATACTGGAAGAAGCTGGTGACAGACAGCTTCTCCTTCATAGCCGTAAGTTGCTGCAGAATCAGATTCTGTCAAACAGCGACACTTCAACTTCTTAGTGGAGAAGCTGATGTAGAAATTGTGCCTAAGGGGTCTGTAGGTCCCTTCTTCAGACCATGTGTAATCATTATAACTTGCAGGTGTACTTGAAGTCAACTTTGTAGAACCAGCTCATGATAAGCAGGACTTTGAACGCACAAATAGCCTTGCAAGACTCGAAGCACGATTAAATTTAATGCAGAAGAAATACTGGTTTGTCATGTCGTTTTGCATTGTCCATTTGTTGTCTGTAGGCATACCAGTTCTTTGAAGAATTCTAATTAGAGTCTAATTACCATGGAAAACACTTACTTCTGTTTCAGGTCTGATAATTGCCATCGAATAGGTTATGGTGGCAATTCTGCTAACAGAAAATCTGGGAGAGAATATAAAGGTAGGTAGTGACGCAGGGCTCCCTGCTTGCTTTATTTGGATTACTTGGTTTGGTTAATAGcttaatatttgtattttttttcaactacATAGTACAAAACAAGATAAACCAAATTGGTTTGGAACTTTAGATAGCCCTgaacgcatgcatgcatacctTTGAACCTAGCAACCTtagttctttcttttctttgcgTTTTCTTTTTGGCAGAGGTTTTCTTTTACACAGTTTTTCTGCATAACCTGTGCTAACAactgagaatttttttttgtttcattctAAGGACATACTATTATATGTTGATTCAAACAAATACACTGGCATGCATGTCAGTTGGCAACTTCCCTCGTGTGTTCATGTTTGTACATCCATTGCCAAACATATGTCAAGACATAGGCtaaatatgctaattatatagttGATGCATGAGACAATTGCTTTATTAAGTACCCTATTATTTTGTTGGAATAGAGACTTCACCTGAAAATACTCCACACACAGGACCAACATCAGATCAATCTCCTGAAGGCTGTAGAAGTTCAAATTATttgcaaagaaaaagaagtttTGGAAGTCCATATTCTGGATCAAGTAATAACAATAGCAAAACTGGAATAACATCCTTGAACACAAGTAAAATAAGTCTTCCTGAGAGCAGATTCTCTTTAAGAACAACAGCTCAGCAGACAGTTGAGAAGACCAAAAGGACCTTAAGATATACGAGACCACTACTGCACGGTCTATCACATACAAGTAATGATAGTGATGCTCAGACTTCAGGCACCCCATCAAGATCAACTTCTCATATTCTAAAGACACCTGAAAAATCATGCCACAATGAGAATACTTTGCCTTTAATTCCATCTAGTGAAGCAATAAGAAGTGAAGGGACAACAAGATATCAGTCAGAGGTATTTGTGTTCCTCTACATGTAATAAACTTTGTTTCTGTTTCCAATATTTGTGGGTATAGTGGTAGTTAAATAAGCTTTATCATGATCTTACACAGTAAGTTGCATTCATAATGGCTGCAACATAGCAGATAGCACAAAGCTTGGATTGGTTTTTGGTAGATCCTTTACTGTTGAAGTGTTTGATTTCCTTTTGGCCTCAGGAACAATAAGATGAATGTACTCTGCACAACTTATCTCACTATGggaccaa
This region includes:
- the LOC127761713 gene encoding protein MICRORCHIDIA 7-like isoform X1; translated protein: MAPAAGEPSAAAGGGEGDTEAHAVIDVSSSETDSDPDPGFGGAGKRPRRVVAMAGSGREAEKRARILAAAVPPGFLDPLPRPSAPPPPPPPPRGRRRVTRQFWNAGDYDGKPDLLGGDPTLRSDSGMDHIRVHPRFLHSNATSHKWALGAFAELLDNSLDEVANGATYVNIDMLENKKDGTRMVSVEDDGGGMDPDKMWHCMSLGYSAKSKVKDTIGQYGNGFKTSTMRLGADVLVLSRSCGNGGRRRTQSIGMLSYTFLRETRKDDIIVPMIDYEKGQQYWKRMMRTTSIDWQTSLATIIEWSPYSSEAELLQEFSSIKEQGTRIIIYNLWENEQGELELDFDTDVNDIQIRGGNRDQKNIQLAKQFPNSRHFFTYRHSLQSYASILYLRVPSVFQMILRGKEIEHHNIIGDMMMKNHVIYKPVMTDGFPRDIDMMTDVTIGFVKDAKHHIPIQGFNVYHKNRLIKPFWRVWALPGIQGRGVIGKKSFYKPLWHNFFMCGKLILEEAGDRQLLLHSRVLEVNFVEPAHDKQDFERTNSLARLEARLNLMQKKYWSDNCHRIGYGGNSANRKSGREYKETSPENTPHTGPTSDQSPEGCRSSNYLQRKRSFGSPYSGSSNNNSKTGITSLNTSKISLPESRFSLRTTAQQTVEKTKRTLRYTRPLLHGLSHTSNDSDAQTSGTPSRSTSHILKTPEKSCHNENTLPLIPSSEAIRSEGTTRYQSEERNVTNNGDGQTVDNPETVIKLLTDENSSLKESIMKMEESLSRELHIERDKNKSLIERLENVQKQLETANKEQEALVDIFTEERARRDQEVENQRTKLKEASSTIQNLLDQLNAARSCRKN